A single window of Methanoregula sp. DNA harbors:
- a CDS encoding PrsW family intramembrane metalloprotease has protein sequence MGALADITTIARWEVRRTLTQMSRDTLPLAIVLFILLVLVTGFAAQSGMHLQDGMYVVGVDDPVIAQLLASDNRFSVYPADSATLEKNRQVFDLIIINGQVFAGITDRSKSALKTVERDYGKYTNRVYNRQDDLYAAYPLWIDVVNVKSELNFLATQGGQYISARPDAVAPVPEGEISNIPVPSPTLAISKEELRNELTKSEAANSQISRYTEMLSSDTAMGRFRTPSQLSPPLPFDSIILIFVFIFPLYFTSQFFMMSIMNERIERKGEVLLSTPVKPVFIIIGKALPYLIGMLAISAALTVYLKASLLIMLPLVPVIFFFLANALLIGMVSRSFKELSFISIFFSTVATSYLFFPSIFANVHVISLISPLTLIILTLQGTAYTFTDYLFSTSLFWLTSGVLFYVAVRNFSEERLFSEKGLLIRIREFVATSLSQKHPFFSLFLLNGFAIPFVFMVQLMCLVLFFNLPMPYSLVLLIVFAAGIEELTKSIGIYTLYAQDPSFLSWKNLILACAATAIGFLAGEKLLLLITLSQITESVFGSVLFLSLGVLWLPLLLHFAGVFVVACALKSGGRKWYVPGLLAATVIHCLYNLYFILGWLT, from the coding sequence ATGGGCGCACTCGCAGATATCACCACCATCGCGCGATGGGAAGTGAGACGGACGCTCACCCAGATGAGCAGGGACACGCTCCCGCTCGCCATTGTCCTCTTCATCCTCCTCGTCCTCGTCACCGGCTTTGCTGCCCAGAGCGGTATGCACCTGCAGGACGGGATGTACGTTGTGGGGGTGGACGACCCCGTGATCGCACAGCTCCTTGCGTCCGACAACCGGTTCTCGGTATACCCGGCGGACAGCGCAACACTGGAGAAGAACCGGCAGGTGTTTGACCTTATCATCATCAACGGGCAGGTCTTTGCCGGCATAACCGACCGAAGCAAATCCGCGCTTAAAACCGTGGAACGCGACTATGGAAAGTACACCAACAGGGTATACAACCGGCAGGACGACCTCTACGCTGCGTACCCGCTCTGGATTGATGTTGTGAATGTAAAGTCAGAACTGAACTTTTTAGCAACACAGGGCGGGCAGTACATCTCGGCCCGCCCGGACGCCGTTGCACCCGTTCCCGAAGGGGAGATAAGCAACATCCCGGTACCATCGCCAACCCTTGCGATCAGCAAAGAAGAGCTCCGCAACGAGCTCACAAAGTCCGAAGCGGCAAACTCCCAGATCTCCCGCTACACCGAGATGCTCTCTTCCGATACCGCAATGGGCAGGTTCAGGACACCCTCCCAGCTCTCGCCCCCGCTCCCCTTTGACTCCATCATCCTCATCTTCGTCTTCATCTTCCCGCTCTACTTCACCTCGCAGTTCTTCATGATGAGCATCATGAACGAGCGGATCGAGCGCAAAGGCGAGGTGCTCCTTTCAACGCCGGTAAAACCTGTCTTTATCATCATAGGAAAAGCGCTCCCGTATCTGATTGGCATGCTCGCGATCTCTGCCGCGCTCACGGTTTATCTCAAAGCGTCCCTGCTGATCATGCTCCCCCTTGTGCCGGTCATCTTCTTCTTCTTGGCAAATGCGCTGCTCATCGGGATGGTCTCGCGCAGCTTCAAGGAGCTCTCGTTCATCTCGATCTTCTTTTCAACCGTCGCCACGTCCTACCTCTTTTTTCCCTCCATCTTTGCCAACGTCCACGTCATCAGCCTCATCTCCCCGTTAACACTCATCATCCTCACCCTGCAGGGCACTGCGTACACCTTCACCGACTACCTCTTCTCCACCTCGCTCTTCTGGCTCACCTCCGGTGTCCTCTTTTATGTCGCGGTAAGGAACTTTTCCGAAGAACGGCTCTTCTCCGAAAAAGGACTCCTGATTCGGATCCGCGAGTTTGTTGCCACAAGCCTGTCGCAGAAGCACCCGTTCTTCTCGCTCTTTCTCTTAAACGGGTTTGCGATCCCGTTTGTCTTCATGGTGCAGCTGATGTGCCTTGTGCTCTTCTTCAACCTGCCCATGCCGTACTCGCTTGTCCTGCTCATCGTCTTTGCCGCAGGGATTGAAGAGCTTACAAAATCGATCGGGATTTACACGCTCTACGCACAGGACCCGTCGTTTTTGTCATGGAAGAACCTCATCCTGGCCTGTGCTGCAACTGCAATCGGGTTCCTGGCCGGTGAAAAACTGCTTCTCCTCATCACGCTTTCCCAGATCACCGAATCGGTCTTCGGGAGCGTCCTGTTTTTGTCGCTCGGTGTGCTATGGCTTCCCCTGCTGCTGCACTTTGCAGGGGTATTTGTCGTCGCCTGCGCCCTGAAATCCGGCGGCAGGAAATGGTATGTCCCGGGGCTCCTTGCAGCGACGGTGATCCACTGCCTGTATAACCTCTACTTCATCCTGGGGTGGCTCACGTGA
- a CDS encoding ABC transporter permease, translating to MKARHLSIVMRKEFRGLFNERTILLAVLLQLFIAMFSSFLMVGLTSMYDPSSLSKYSRFRYSIGYCGNDSGLRDYLEKSPDFNVYGMELSPAVEALKERKLAAVIYVPDTAPDADDPVKITLYSLQNDLQSAIVNVKLKDIFLKYEKDLRGVRAARLNEYPIPLRIPAARGGGDFYEFVYGLLIPLLLFMPAIIASALVIDLITEEYQHETLETLISTPVTFAEVVWGKVLACELLIPLQAGAWLLLLLINGITIDNVPLILIQVTLTSFVPILIGALTALHYRERTSAQFIFSTALVVVILFVLALPANPLNILTRLAVGTAGLEQWIVLAGVIAIGAVLSVATQKYAEKIWREHHTG from the coding sequence GTGAAAGCGCGGCACCTTTCCATTGTGATGCGAAAAGAGTTCCGGGGGTTGTTCAATGAACGGACGATCCTGCTTGCAGTCCTCCTCCAGCTCTTCATCGCGATGTTCTCGTCGTTCCTCATGGTCGGGCTCACTTCGATGTACGACCCCTCGTCCCTCTCCAAGTACTCACGGTTCAGGTACAGTATCGGATACTGCGGCAACGATTCGGGACTGCGGGACTACCTTGAGAAGAGCCCCGACTTCAATGTCTATGGCATGGAACTCTCCCCTGCGGTTGAAGCTCTTAAAGAGCGCAAGCTTGCCGCGGTGATCTATGTCCCGGATACCGCGCCGGACGCGGACGACCCGGTCAAGATCACGCTCTATTCCCTGCAGAATGACCTGCAGAGCGCGATCGTGAACGTCAAACTCAAGGATATATTCCTGAAATATGAAAAAGACCTCCGGGGGGTGCGGGCAGCCCGGCTGAACGAATATCCAATCCCACTCCGGATCCCGGCTGCACGGGGCGGGGGCGACTTCTACGAGTTCGTGTACGGCCTCCTGATCCCGCTCCTGCTCTTCATGCCGGCGATCATCGCATCAGCCCTTGTCATCGACCTGATCACCGAGGAGTACCAGCACGAGACGCTCGAGACGCTCATCTCGACTCCCGTCACCTTTGCCGAGGTTGTCTGGGGCAAGGTGCTCGCCTGCGAGCTGCTCATACCCCTGCAGGCGGGAGCGTGGCTGCTCCTGCTCCTTATCAACGGGATCACAATTGACAATGTGCCACTCATCCTCATACAGGTCACGCTCACATCGTTTGTCCCCATTCTTATCGGGGCGCTCACCGCGCTCCACTACCGGGAACGCACCTCTGCCCAGTTCATCTTCTCCACCGCGCTCGTGGTCGTGATCCTGTTTGTTCTTGCCCTGCCGGCGAACCCGTTAAACATCCTGACCCGCCTTGCCGTTGGCACCGCAGGTCTTGAGCAATGGATCGTGCTTGCCGGAGTTATAGCAATCGGGGCCGTGCTCTCGGTTGCAACCCAGAAATACGCGGAAAAGATCTGGAGGGAGCACCATACCGGGTGA
- a CDS encoding RDD family protein — MFCPKCGKETDASGKFCQWCGTDIEAIAPKAVMKTELEEDDEEESITGNYAGLGRRFFAFIIDAIVLLILMTVAATFFGLVQGVKYFYYLTVQRAPISALTEAGTSEAALTPIVAALGVLLIIIPWLYFAGFECSRGQATPGKTLLRIVVTDIDGSRISFARATLRHFFKYISALIIFIGFIMIGLTKKRQGLHDRVASCLVLLPE; from the coding sequence ATGTTCTGTCCGAAATGTGGGAAGGAGACTGATGCTTCCGGAAAATTCTGCCAGTGGTGTGGGACTGATATCGAGGCCATTGCACCAAAAGCCGTAATGAAGACCGAGCTCGAGGAGGACGATGAGGAAGAGTCCATAACCGGTAACTATGCCGGGCTGGGCAGGCGGTTCTTCGCGTTCATCATCGACGCGATCGTGCTCCTCATCCTTATGACTGTTGCTGCGACGTTCTTTGGCCTTGTGCAGGGAGTGAAATATTTCTACTACCTCACCGTCCAGCGGGCGCCGATCTCCGCCCTGACCGAAGCGGGCACCAGCGAAGCCGCGCTCACCCCGATCGTTGCGGCTCTGGGCGTGCTCCTCATCATCATCCCGTGGCTCTACTTTGCAGGGTTTGAGTGCTCGCGTGGCCAGGCGACACCGGGCAAGACGCTGCTGCGCATCGTAGTCACCGATATAGACGGCTCCCGGATCAGCTTTGCCCGTGCCACCCTCCGTCATTTCTTCAAATATATTTCCGCCCTGATCATATTCATCGGATTTATCATGATCGGGCTCACAAAAAAGCGCCAGGGCCTGCACGACCGGGTTGCCAGTTGCCTCGTGCTCCTTCCAGAATAA
- a CDS encoding SemiSWEET transporter yields the protein MDTTIIIGYIAGTLTTVSFIPQVFRAWRLKETRDISLVMLLLFAAGILLWTLYGIWVDSLPIIAANVITFALIIVLLAMKIRYR from the coding sequence ATGGATACAACAATTATCATCGGATATATCGCAGGCACACTGACAACGGTCTCGTTTATCCCGCAGGTTTTCCGGGCATGGCGGCTCAAAGAGACGCGGGACATCTCGCTTGTAATGCTCCTGCTCTTTGCCGCTGGAATCTTACTCTGGACGCTTTATGGGATCTGGGTCGACTCACTCCCCATCATTGCCGCAAACGTGATCACGTTCGCGCTGATCATCGTCCTGCTGGCAATGAAGATCCGGTACAGATAA
- a CDS encoding pyridoxamine 5'-phosphate oxidase family protein gives MDFSECVKFARKNPVTYIATADGDQPRVRAFAMWFADKTGFYYHTGTPKSVYRQLKKNPKVELCFYAPGAQGAGMMMRVAGKVEFLDDKALEERLSMDRPWVADLLKTAPKDAKVAMFRVAHGEAYFWTMADNMREAEAPHVKF, from the coding sequence ATGGATTTTTCCGAATGCGTCAAATTTGCCAGAAAAAACCCTGTAACGTACATCGCGACTGCGGATGGCGACCAGCCCCGGGTCCGGGCGTTTGCCATGTGGTTTGCCGACAAGACCGGGTTTTATTACCATACCGGCACTCCTAAAAGCGTGTACCGCCAGCTGAAAAAGAACCCGAAGGTTGAGCTCTGCTTTTACGCGCCCGGTGCACAGGGTGCAGGAATGATGATGCGGGTTGCCGGGAAGGTGGAGTTCCTTGACGATAAGGCGCTTGAAGAACGGCTCTCAATGGACCGGCCTTGGGTTGCTGACCTGTTGAAAACCGCCCCAAAGGACGCGAAGGTTGCGATGTTCCGGGTCGCCCACGGCGAGGCATACTTCTGGACGATGGCGGACAACATGCGGGAAGCAGAAGCGCCGCATGTGAAATTCTGA
- a CDS encoding methyltransferase domain-containing protein — protein sequence MKKANDYVHGYSPREAERLLDQAQTLTDLLHHDTRYPAGSRVLEAGCGVGAQTVTLAQQSPDAYFTCIDCSELSLVEAEARVRKAGHRNVTFQKADIFNLPFAPESFDHVFVCFVLEHLQDPAGALVSLKTVLKPGGTITVIEGDHGSAYFHPDSQYARKAIDCLVALQKDAGGNALIGQELYPLLIRAGYSDVSVSPRMVYVDASRPSLVEGFTKLTFTAMVEGVRDAALSHGMMTEADWNRGIADLYRTCEPDGTFCYTFFKATGRT from the coding sequence ATGAAAAAGGCAAACGACTATGTCCACGGGTACTCCCCCCGCGAGGCAGAAAGGCTTCTCGACCAGGCACAGACGCTCACCGATCTTCTCCACCATGATACCCGGTACCCTGCCGGGAGCCGGGTGCTTGAGGCCGGCTGCGGTGTCGGCGCCCAGACCGTAACGCTCGCACAGCAGAGCCCGGATGCATATTTCACCTGCATCGACTGCTCGGAGTTATCACTTGTGGAGGCAGAGGCGCGGGTGAGGAAGGCCGGGCACCGGAATGTTACCTTTCAGAAGGCCGACATCTTCAACCTCCCCTTCGCACCCGAAAGTTTCGACCATGTCTTCGTATGTTTTGTCCTTGAACACCTGCAGGATCCGGCCGGCGCGCTTGTGAGCCTGAAAACGGTTCTGAAACCCGGCGGGACCATCACGGTTATTGAAGGTGACCATGGCTCGGCGTACTTCCATCCCGACAGCCAGTACGCGAGGAAAGCGATCGACTGCCTCGTTGCCCTCCAGAAGGACGCGGGGGGAAATGCCCTGATCGGGCAGGAGCTTTACCCGCTCCTGATCCGGGCCGGCTATTCGGATGTGAGCGTCTCGCCCCGCATGGTCTACGTCGACGCGTCCCGTCCCTCACTTGTGGAAGGGTTCACAAAACTGACGTTCACCGCGATGGTTGAGGGCGTGCGGGACGCAGCGTTGTCTCACGGAATGATGACGGAAGCAGACTGGAACCGGGGAATTGCCGATCTGTACCGGACCTGCGAGCCGGACGGCACGTTCTGTTATACCTTTTTCAAAGCCACAGGAAGAACGTGA
- a CDS encoding DUF1673 family protein has product MTLSRFTEIIHGWLGWCPQAQVTVRQLPVLHDTVADGYKAQGAGIPAQTGSMQRYRNQVFIWAVFFTMVSLPLIAVFLAADLTRLMLCLGTISGFGIFVFFGRWLWKSLGMLQKGAIIKTGPKEYILTFLIAGAIPLGAVLLLSAILVPISFAGAPAFPAFATGFAFIPWYVLLLILLWEQKTGYTVMFDKETDSFTAAREAS; this is encoded by the coding sequence ATGACACTGTCACGATTTACTGAAATTATCCACGGGTGGCTGGGCTGGTGCCCTCAGGCACAGGTTACGGTGAGACAACTTCCGGTGCTTCATGATACTGTAGCAGATGGCTATAAGGCGCAGGGGGCAGGGATTCCGGCACAAACCGGATCGATGCAGCGGTACAGGAACCAGGTCTTTATCTGGGCTGTTTTTTTCACCATGGTCTCCCTGCCGCTCATTGCGGTTTTTCTGGCCGCAGATCTAACGAGGCTGATGTTGTGCCTTGGGACAATTTCCGGATTTGGTATTTTTGTCTTCTTCGGGCGGTGGCTGTGGAAGAGTCTCGGGATGCTTCAAAAAGGTGCGATAATAAAGACCGGGCCAAAAGAGTACATCCTTACGTTCCTTATCGCCGGCGCTATCCCGCTGGGCGCCGTTCTTCTCCTTTCGGCGATCCTCGTCCCCATATCGTTCGCAGGGGCGCCGGCATTCCCTGCATTCGCCACAGGATTTGCGTTTATCCCCTGGTACGTTCTCCTGCTGATCCTGCTGTGGGAGCAAAAGACGGGTTACACTGTGATGTTTGACAAGGAGACTGATTCATTTACCGCAGCGAGGGAGGCTTCTTAA
- a CDS encoding DUF6159 family protein, which yields MYVVKTIKRHLGWCPNVPALRTASMVLSTPPVTVHPLEPDGGAGDSGRIGRGITLATGSIKTLIRNNQLLWFSLLTGLVMAFIFIARYGLHLLGTYPYNSIDFPRWVVLTFAVELFTVFCLIVLLAGLVLSLLPEETGRPVSFRDRLSRVKGYLRPLADWAVTLALCGTALFVPFHYYGNMQFILYTVLDLFPFNFLLLPEVYSTGPIGGTYAMLSAVTSAIVISGINGLLFVLTLFVVPLVVLENKRLPEAVTGSVTLMKNVWCEVISCFLIFCIVLFAVSLTALLFRIVYEIISPDMLLFWYLGAAWIAAAVLFMLALCGLAFIISTVAGIATVNLYTYGKTGRMPGMPKGEQETKCV from the coding sequence ATGTACGTCGTTAAAACCATTAAACGACATCTGGGCTGGTGCCCGAATGTGCCGGCCTTGCGCACCGCATCGATGGTTCTCTCAACTCCGCCGGTTACCGTACATCCTCTGGAACCGGATGGCGGGGCTGGCGATTCAGGACGGATCGGCCGGGGGATCACACTGGCGACAGGAAGTATAAAAACTCTTATCAGGAATAACCAACTGCTCTGGTTCTCGCTCCTGACCGGTCTTGTGATGGCTTTCATATTCATTGCCAGGTACGGACTCCATCTTCTTGGGACCTATCCGTACAATTCGATTGACTTTCCGCGCTGGGTTGTCCTTACGTTTGCTGTCGAGCTGTTTACGGTATTTTGCCTTATTGTCCTGCTGGCCGGCCTCGTTCTGAGTCTCTTGCCGGAAGAGACCGGCAGGCCCGTTTCCTTCCGTGACAGGTTATCACGGGTAAAGGGGTATTTGCGGCCCCTTGCAGACTGGGCGGTGACCCTGGCACTCTGCGGGACAGCACTTTTTGTCCCTTTCCATTATTACGGGAACATGCAGTTTATCCTGTACACGGTTCTTGACCTGTTCCCCTTTAACTTCCTCCTTCTTCCGGAAGTCTACAGCACAGGCCCGATCGGTGGCACGTATGCCATGCTGTCAGCGGTCACCTCGGCAATCGTCATATCTGGGATCAACGGTCTCCTGTTCGTCCTGACCCTGTTTGTCGTCCCGCTGGTGGTGCTGGAGAACAAACGCCTGCCTGAGGCAGTTACAGGATCGGTAACCCTTATGAAAAATGTCTGGTGTGAAGTGATTTCCTGCTTCCTCATTTTCTGCATAGTTTTATTTGCGGTTTCACTCACGGCCCTGCTCTTCCGGATTGTCTATGAGATTATCTCACCCGATATGCTGCTCTTCTGGTACCTGGGTGCTGCATGGATCGCAGCAGCAGTCCTGTTCATGCTCGCACTGTGTGGTCTGGCGTTTATCATCTCAACAGTGGCGGGCATCGCTACTGTGAATCTTTACACATATGGAAAAACCGGCCGGATGCCCGGGATGCCCAAAGGAGAACAGGAGACGAAATGCGTATGA
- a CDS encoding DUF1673 family protein, protein MTIRISEVIHEWMGWCPDAHERVQNAEVRLDDEAVVPSKSGSFKDRAIHWLGLFRNQIILLALYFSVVGVLLSVFIGGIDVSMFFIGIVAGSLLSVFHAIRFWKTMNEVRQNGAVFLVTLYDKTTIAITLLMAMVPMFVFMGAIPGTDMTMLNSITGGLIFILFWWLLLIIWLWESQTKCHLQSDGLMLSLVKES, encoded by the coding sequence ATGACGATACGCATTTCTGAAGTTATTCATGAATGGATGGGCTGGTGTCCGGATGCACATGAACGGGTACAGAACGCAGAAGTCCGGCTGGATGATGAAGCAGTCGTCCCATCAAAAAGCGGATCTTTCAAAGACCGTGCAATTCACTGGCTCGGCCTGTTCCGGAACCAGATCATTTTGTTGGCGCTTTACTTTTCAGTAGTGGGAGTCCTGTTATCTGTGTTCATAGGCGGTATTGACGTTTCGATGTTCTTCATCGGTATTGTAGCAGGATCGTTACTGTCAGTATTTCATGCGATCCGGTTCTGGAAGACTATGAATGAAGTGCGTCAGAACGGGGCGGTGTTTCTCGTGACACTGTATGATAAAACCACCATTGCAATTACCCTCTTGATGGCCATGGTCCCGATGTTCGTCTTTATGGGGGCAATTCCCGGTACCGATATGACGATGTTAAACTCGATTACCGGGGGGTTAATATTCATTCTGTTCTGGTGGCTTCTTCTCATTATCTGGCTCTGGGAATCACAGACAAAATGCCATCTGCAATCAGATGGTCTGATGCTCTCATTAGTAAAGGAGTCCTGA
- a CDS encoding GNAT family N-acetyltransferase: MPGTSIRPVTQADRDAAIGIFNHYVTTGFAAYPDRPVSPGFFDVLREGAYSFLVIERDGEIIGIGLVKPFLPFFTFSRTATVSTFIAPAYRHMGYGTILLAAMTRAARKKGIVMLLANISSRNPESLAFHKKHGFTECGRLHNVGIKFNERFDVVWMEKDLERAPAASR, encoded by the coding sequence ATGCCGGGAACATCGATCCGTCCGGTAACCCAGGCGGACCGGGATGCTGCTATTGGGATCTTCAACCATTATGTTACTACCGGTTTTGCTGCATACCCGGACCGGCCCGTATCGCCGGGATTCTTTGACGTGCTCCGTGAGGGCGCTTATTCGTTCCTCGTTATCGAACGCGACGGGGAGATTATCGGGATCGGGCTCGTAAAGCCGTTCCTGCCGTTTTTTACCTTCTCCCGTACCGCAACCGTCTCCACCTTCATTGCCCCTGCGTACCGGCACATGGGATACGGGACAATCCTGCTTGCCGCGATGACTCGTGCAGCGAGAAAGAAGGGGATCGTAATGCTGCTTGCAAACATATCATCCCGGAACCCCGAGAGCCTTGCATTTCACAAAAAGCACGGCTTTACCGAATGCGGGCGTCTCCACAATGTCGGCATCAAGTTCAATGAAAGGTTTGACGTGGTGTGGATGGAAAAGGATCTTGAGCGGGCTCCGGCAGCATCCCGCTGA
- a CDS encoding S-layer protein, whose product MKTAEYLFILAFLILLASVPPAAADDSTVVITGYKVTPAVMMPGDTGTIEITIMNTASGASITEKTGVSEDNPVLTKTTDINVYVETIRLEGRGVDVLSDTFNRVGDLGPGQSFPITFLIRAPAQAGIYFPEVRIDTKGGRSTRYPVPVNVNTQIAVAKLAVLGTAMTIPDAVRPGEQAAVRLDLVNSGESAAERIIARIGNASTSVTPKDAGMYYISSIAAGRSEPIDITLITDRKAATGIATVPVTIQYYTIDGIRHTEYATINLLIQGQAEIGIASIETSPERIVSGQPFNLIIRVENAGTGDAKSVNARIDLPFSGTREAFLGKIKPGNDAPALFRLSGAPSGDHPYSVTIAYNDEWGDHTMTHPLSLPVAPSDYTGLVIGLVILALLAGGAWLLFFRKKPGRSHE is encoded by the coding sequence ATGAAAACAGCAGAATATCTCTTTATTCTGGCATTTTTAATCCTCCTTGCCAGTGTACCTCCAGCGGCAGCAGATGACTCTACTGTTGTCATCACCGGTTACAAAGTGACACCGGCCGTGATGATGCCGGGTGATACCGGCACCATTGAAATAACCATTATGAATACGGCTTCGGGTGCAAGCATTACCGAGAAGACCGGGGTTAGTGAGGATAATCCGGTCCTGACCAAAACAACAGACATCAATGTCTACGTTGAAACAATCCGTCTCGAAGGCAGGGGTGTTGATGTTCTCAGCGATACCTTCAATCGGGTGGGGGATCTCGGGCCTGGCCAGTCCTTCCCGATTACGTTCCTGATCCGGGCCCCGGCGCAGGCTGGTATCTATTTCCCGGAAGTCCGGATCGATACCAAAGGGGGGCGTAGCACCCGGTACCCGGTACCGGTCAATGTGAATACCCAGATCGCCGTAGCCAAACTCGCCGTTCTCGGCACGGCCATGACAATACCCGATGCGGTGAGGCCCGGAGAGCAGGCAGCAGTCCGGCTCGATCTTGTCAACAGCGGGGAAAGCGCTGCCGAGCGCATCATCGCTCGTATAGGGAATGCCAGTACATCCGTCACACCGAAGGATGCCGGGATGTACTATATCAGCAGCATCGCAGCAGGCCGGAGCGAGCCTATTGATATTACACTGATAACGGACCGTAAGGCAGCAACCGGCATTGCCACAGTACCGGTTACTATCCAGTACTATACCATCGACGGCATCCGGCACACAGAATATGCCACCATCAACCTCCTGATTCAGGGGCAGGCAGAGATCGGTATCGCTTCGATCGAGACCAGCCCGGAACGGATCGTATCCGGTCAACCGTTCAACCTGATCATCCGTGTCGAGAACGCCGGCACGGGCGATGCAAAATCAGTGAACGCCCGCATCGATCTCCCCTTCTCCGGCACGCGGGAGGCATTTCTGGGAAAAATCAAACCGGGCAATGACGCACCCGCCCTGTTCCGGCTCAGCGGTGCTCCGTCAGGCGACCACCCGTACTCCGTGACCATTGCGTACAACGACGAGTGGGGGGACCACACGATGACGCACCCGCTGTCGCTCCCGGTTGCCCCATCTGATTATACCGGTCTTGTGATCGGGCTTGTTATCCTCGCGCTCCTTGCGGGCGGGGCATGGTTGCTGTTCTTTAGGAAAAAACCGGGCAGAAGCCATGAATGA
- a CDS encoding FtsX-like permease family protein, with translation MNETLTRLQLSFFLGLRSLQRGNIGSLVMTVVIIGMVFTNMIFLPSVITGAIKNFEQQTIQYQSGNIIIEPKKDTEYIDDLENLLARVNRVPGVMRAAPHYDIGGVMKFKGNRLPGSIIAIRPHDESMVTGVSKKMAEGQYLGEGDTGVIVIGKMVAGHEDESEDLMPSLGGVTAGDSIDVEYTNGVTRTYRVKGIFETKSFTVDPLVYITWEELESVRGQPIDRATAVLIRTIPGEDEREVKFSLIGMGIQEKVKTWQDLLGKAFAQVVQSYAVINNISTAVSLVIAIVVIFIVIMIKTINNRRQIGILKALGIHRTTITFSYVFQVIILAIMGIIFGLIILFALDQYFAVYPMVFPEGDIRPAFTIADIASNAVLLFVASAIAGFIPAWRIAREDILTAMRA, from the coding sequence ATGAATGAGACGCTCACCCGGCTGCAGCTCTCCTTTTTCTTAGGCCTGCGCTCGCTCCAGCGCGGCAACATCGGCAGCCTCGTGATGACCGTCGTTATCATCGGGATGGTCTTCACCAACATGATCTTCCTGCCCTCGGTCATCACCGGCGCGATCAAGAACTTTGAACAGCAGACCATCCAGTACCAGTCCGGCAATATCATCATCGAGCCCAAGAAAGACACAGAGTATATCGATGACCTTGAGAACCTCCTTGCCCGGGTGAACCGGGTGCCGGGTGTAATGCGGGCAGCGCCCCATTACGATATCGGGGGAGTCATGAAGTTCAAAGGCAACCGCCTGCCCGGCAGCATCATCGCCATCCGCCCGCATGATGAGAGCATGGTGACCGGGGTATCCAAAAAGATGGCAGAGGGCCAGTACCTTGGTGAGGGGGATACCGGCGTCATCGTCATCGGCAAGATGGTTGCAGGGCACGAGGATGAGTCCGAGGACCTCATGCCCTCGCTCGGGGGGGTTACCGCGGGGGATTCAATCGACGTTGAATATACAAACGGCGTGACCCGCACGTACCGGGTAAAAGGGATATTTGAGACCAAGTCGTTCACGGTCGACCCGCTTGTGTACATCACCTGGGAGGAGCTGGAGAGCGTCAGGGGGCAGCCCATCGACCGGGCAACGGCCGTCCTGATCCGGACTATCCCGGGGGAGGACGAGCGCGAGGTGAAGTTCTCCTTAATCGGTATGGGCATACAGGAGAAGGTCAAGACCTGGCAGGACCTGCTGGGCAAGGCATTTGCGCAGGTTGTCCAGAGCTACGCGGTCATCAACAACATCTCAACGGCCGTCAGCCTCGTCATAGCCATCGTGGTCATCTTCATCGTCATCATGATCAAAACCATAAACAACCGGCGCCAGATCGGGATCTTAAAAGCGCTAGGGATCCACAGGACCACAATCACGTTCAGCTATGTCTTCCAGGTCATCATCCTCGCTATCATGGGCATCATTTTTGGCCTCATCATCCTCTTCGCCCTCGACCAGTATTTTGCCGTGTACCCCATGGTATTTCCCGAAGGGGACATCCGCCCCGCGTTCACCATTGCCGATATCGCGTCCAACGCGGTGCTCCTGTTTGTGGCATCAGCAATCGCCGGCTTCATCCCGGCATGGCGGATAGCCCGTGAGGACATCCTCACCGCGATGAGGGCTTAA